The stretch of DNA TCGCCCTGATGGGCGAACCCAAGAAGGACTCGCTGGTCGACCGCCTCAAGTCGATCACCGACGCGGCGTTCGACCAGGGTGCGGTCGGCTCCGCCAGCGGCTCGAACCCGAGTCCGCAGTAAATGACCCAGTGGACGACGTTCGTCGGGCTGACGGGCGTCGTCCTCGTCTTGCTGCTCGTTCTCTCTCATCTGACTCAATCTGCGTTTGACGACGATACTGACGACGCCAGCGACGGCGTCGCCGAGCGATTCGATGCGACGGCCCACGACGCTGACCGGAACGCTCGAGCCCCTGACGGTTCGTCACCGCCTCACGCGACTAAGAGTGTGCCGGAGCCAATCGACGACGATCGGTCCGCTGCTGACGATCAATCCACCACTGGCTCCGTGTGGCAGTCTCGTGATGAGCGCCAGCCACGGAACGCAGCCGTGTCTGCTGATTCCCGGCCCGGCCACGCCGATCGAGCCGTCGATCCGGCGTCGCTGTCGACCGGTGCCCTCCTTGCGAACGTGGCCTTCTCACAGGGGCTGTTCGCGTTGCTGTTGCTCGGCGCGGCAGTCTACACCGCCATCCCGGCTGCGGCGCTTGGTATCGAGTTTTCCGTGGCGTATCTCGAGACGGGACTGGTACTGGGGATAGCCGCCGGGATTGGCTTCTACGTCGCGAACGAACTCGCCGCGGCGACCGCGACCCGACTCGGCTTCGACCACGACGAGACGCTCCGGGAACTGCTCGCTCCCGACTCGATCGGTGGCTGGCTCGCGTTGTTGCTGGGTGTGTTGCCGATCATCGCCGTCTTCGAGGAGTTTCTCTTCCGCGCGGCACTGATCGGCGTCCCAGCTGCTGGTTTCGGCCTCTCGCCGTGGCTGCTCGCGGTCGTCTCGTCGATCGCCTTCGCCCTCGGCCACGGCATGCAGGGGTCGGTCGGCGTCGTCGTCACTGGCCTCCTCGGGTTCGTCCTCGCTGCACTTTTCATCCTCACTGAGAGCCTGCTGGTCGTCATCGTCGCTCACTACCTCATCAACGCCCTCGAGTTCGTCGTCCACGAGGGACTCGGTCTCGAGTGGGCGGAAACGGTCGAAGGCTAAGGGGGCCACCTGACTGGTATCCGGCAGTCTGAGACGAACGTCTGTCGGCGGGTGCTGGCAGGTCTACGACCGTCGTGTGGTCTCAGCGGGACAGCAGACCGTATGCGAAACGATCACCACGACGAAGACGAAGCCGGTCGCGATTCCCCGCTACGCCGGCAGTGTCGAGCGCTCGACGACCGGTGTCGCGCTCGCAGTTAAAACTGTTCGAGTCCGGTTTGCTCTGCTGCGGCGAGTGCCTTCTCGCAGGTCGACCACGACTCGCGCGCGAACGGCGGGAGTTCACCGTGTGCGTCGGTGTAGGACGCGAGGAACTCGCGAGTGGTCGAATCGCTGGGGTAGCCGCTGCCGATCGCTCCGTACTCGTCGGCCAGTGCGGCGATGTGGGTGTCACGTTCGACTTTGGCGATGATGCTGGCTGCGCCGACCAGCCGCGAGTCGTCGTCGGCGCCGTGGCGGGCATCGACCGCGATTCCCTCGAGCGAGCAGGCATCAGCGACTCGGCGGGCGAACCTGTCGGCGTCGGTGTCGCAGGCGTCACAGAGTCCCGAAATAGGGTCGCTCGAGGAGCCGTCGCGATCGAGATCCGCAACGGCGTCCTCGATCGCCGCTGCGTGGGCCGCGACTGCCAGCGAGTTCATGTCCGTTTCGGGGTCGTCGATCCGTGCCGGCGTGATCTCGGCGACGCCGACTGCGATCCGATTGTCGTCCCGCAGGATCGTTGCCAGTTCCTCGCGGCGCTCAGTGGAGAGTCGTTTCGAATCTCTGATCCCATCGGGGAGGTCGCCGACGTCCTCGAGAGAGACGGCTGCGGCGAACATCGATCCCAGCGCGGGGCCTTTGCCGGCTTCGTCGACGCCGAATGGCATACCACGAGGGTCGACTGCGGTGAGGAAAGTCGTTGTGATACGGACACCTGTCACTGCGTTCCGGAGCACCCGCGACTGCACTGCGGGCGCACCGGAAACCCGTGACAGCAGACCGTATAACTCGTCGTCAGTTGGCTGTCTCTGCGAGTTCGTCGTCGGGCGCCGCTCGCGGCTCGTCGAGGAAGTAGTCCTCGAGTTCGAACGGCTCGTGTTCTCCTTCGACGCCGGTCACGTCGAGTGCCGTTACTTCGGCGTCGGTCTCGAGTAAGCCCGCCAGGCTTGGCTCGGTTCGACCGTTGTCGCTGCTGATCAGCTCTTTGACGTAGAGGCCACCCTCGCCGTGGAGACGCACTTCGGCTTCGGTCGGCGACTGCAGGTCGCCGTCGATCTCGTAGACCGTCCGCTCGCGGGTCAGGCCCGCTCGCCGATGATCGACCCGTTCGGGGGTGTACTGGTCGACGGTCGTCCCCTCGAGTTCTGCGAGTGCGGCGTCGAACTCGTCTTCCTCGACTGACTCCCCGAACGCGACGTCGGCCCGGTAGTGTTTGCTCGCGTCGTGTTCCTTGACGCGTTCGACCATCTCGTAGGTCGCGAGCCGCAGACCCTCGACTTCGACTGCACCCTCGGCGGCGTCGTTGATCTCGCGTTCGAGTGTCTCGACATCGGGGTCGCGAACGCGGGGTCGTTTCACCTCGAGGACGAAGGGCCGGCCCTCCTCGAGCATGCGGGCGTCGACGTCTTCGCGGCCCGCGCCGTGGAAGGTCCCCTCCTCGCCGTCCATCGCGTCGACGACGTGGGGGCGGACGACCTGTTCGACGCTCGTGTCGTACATGTAGCCCGAGCCGCCGCAATAGTCACAGGGTTCCTCGCCGTCGTCGCCCAACTGGACGCCGCTGCCGCCACACTCCCGACAGGGCCACTCGGTCTGAGGAATGTCGCGCTCGAGTTTCCGGTAGCGACCGTAGACGAACGCGGGATTGATCTGAACGTCGACCGCGTGGCTCGTAACGGTTCCAGAGTCGAGGGCCTCGAGCGGGTCGAACCCCTCGAGGTCGACGACCGCAAGCACGTCGGGCCGGTCGAAATCGACGTCGGTGTCGGTCAGCGCGCCGACGCGCCGGCCGACTTCGCGGTTCACTTCGCGCTTCATGGATTCGCCGACATCGGGCTCGAGGCCGGCGTCCTCCCGGAGCAGGCGTTCGTTCTCCTCGACCAGTGGCGGGACGCGCGTGCCGACCTGGTAGGTCGCGAAGTCGACGTCTGCGAGTTCGTCGACGATCGTCTCGGCGATGGCGTCGAAGGTGCCACAGTACCCCTCGCAGACCCAGCAGTCCACGGGCTCGGTCGGCTCGAAGTCCTCGTCGTCGGCCAGTGCGACCGTCGTGCGCAGTGCCCGGCCGCGCTCGGCGTTGGTCAGTCCGAAACTCCGGTCGGCGAAGGGCCGACCGAGACAGGAATCGCAGATGGTGCCCGTCGAAAGCAACGCGCGGGCGTTGTCCGTGATCATGTCTCGGGAGTGGGGCGGCGCGGGTAACACGTTTTCCCTTCGAAGCGACGGTGTGAGACTCGCTTGCAGCGGGTATCGACCGTCTGGCTTCGTTCGGGGGGTCGAGCGCGTGCTTGCTCCTGCAAGCCACAGCCCGGAGGTTCAAATGGGTCGGGTTCTAGCTTTCGGTCATGAGCGATTTTCGACCGGATCGTCGGTCCTTTCTCGCGGCTGCGAGTGCCGGACTCGTTGGCGCGATCGCCGGCTGTGCCGAACCCCGCGCCGAGCAGTCGATCAAGGGTGACTCCTCGGCCACCATCGACCGGGACGACCTCGCTGACGGCTCGGCGTTTACGGACATCTACGACGCGGTCATCGACTCGGTCACGCAGGTGCGTGTTTTCGGCGTCACGGACCCGAACACTGGTGCCGAGGGTCGCGGGCAGGGATCGGGCTTTCTCTACGACGACAGCCACGTCGTCACCAACGACCACGTCATCGCCAACGGCGAGGCGGCGGATCTCCAGTACACGAACGGTGACTGGACGAGCACCACGCTCGCCGGTCGCGACGCACATAGCGATCTGGCCGTCCTCGAGGTCGACCACGTTCCAGAGACGGTGACGCCACTTTCGATGGCCGACGAGCGCCCGGTGGTCGGCCAGCAGGTCGCTGCCATCGGGAACCCCTACGGGCTCGCCGGATCGATGTCAGCGGGGATCATAAGCGGTGTCAACCGGACGCTTACGGTTCCCGAGCGTCAGTTCTCGTTCCCGAACGTCATCCAGACAGACGCCGCCGTCAACCCCGGCAACAGCGGCGGCCCGCTCGTCGACCTCGACGGCACGGTCGTCGGAGTCATCAACTCCGGCGGCGGCGACAACATCGGCTTCGCAATCTCCGCGGCGCTGACCGAACGTGTCGTCCCGGCACTCATCGAAACCGGCGAGTACGACCACTCGTATCTGGGAATCGGCCTCCGAACCGTCGATCGGCTCGTCGCCGACGCAAACGACCTTTCGGCGGCAGCCGGCGTCATCGTCACTGCCGTCATCGACGGCTCGGCTGCCGATGGCGTCCTCGAGCCAGCCACGCGGACCGTCCAGCGACGCGGCGAACGGATCCCGGTTGGCGGTGATGTCATCCGCGAACTCGACGGCACGCCGATCCCTGACCGACACGCCCTTTCGACGTATCTCGCACTCGAGACCAGCCCCGGAGACACGATCGAGGTTCAGTTCCTGCGGAACGGACGGCTGCGTACGCGGGACCTAACGCTCGATGCTTGGCCACCGATATAGGCGGCTGGCGACGCTGCGTGCGTCTCGTGCGGCCGATTGGGCGACTCTGGTTGTGCCCTGCCGAAACCAGCCGTTACTGTCGCTGCTGTGAACTCGTTTCGCGTTCTAGCACGATCATACACATTAGGACTCGTTACGTTCTTTCTCGAGTGATAGATCGCGGTGGAACCGAACGCTACTATCGGGACGTCCTCGGTAAAGACGTGATAACAATGTACATGGGCGTAGCGATCATAGCTGGTGCGAGTACCCACCTGATGTCGCATGACCGACGCCGACACCTCCCACTCCGATAGCACGGAACCGACGTTCGAACTCGACCACGTCGTGGTCGAAAACGACGACGCGCCCGACGAGTGTGCGATCTTCCCGCTCGAAGCCAGCGAGACGGAGCTCCTGTCCGCCTGGATCTCGGCGCACGAAGGCGCGTTCGTCGACCTCGAGTCAATGCACTAGTCCAATGTACCTAAGTCACTCCGTTACCGCTGTCGGCTTCTGGCTTGGGACCTTGCTGCCGGTCGTCTACGTCCCCGTTATCCTGGCCGGGATCGACTCGATCGGTCGCCTCTCGCTGCTCGTCGCCCTGCTTGCGGTTCACGCGCTCGCCCTCGTCATCGGCCACGACTATGCGGGGTCGCGATCGCAGTGATCGCGAGACAGGGCTCGCTTCGGCCCCGTCTTTCGCGTGGTAGCTCTCGTCTAGAGGTGCCCCGTTCTCCGAAGGCACCCGTCGCTTTCGGGACTGATAAGCGCCGCTCCGAAAAGCAGTATGTGCTGGTTCGTGGAAGTCGAGAATATGAAGACCCACTGTCCACTCTGCCGCAGCGTCGTTTCCGACGACGCACAGCACTGGTGTCGGTGCGGCCAGCCGATGGGGTCGCGGTGTTACGATGCACACCGCGAGTGGTGCGCAGTCGACGGCAGCGAGGCCTGGATCGGCGCACTCGAGTGGTAGCGTCGCTGCTCTCCTGTTCGGGTGTGGCGACCCGACAGCGGTGGAGTCAGGTCACCGATCGAATCGAGGCTAGTCGATCGAGGCCGACCAGACCTGCACCTGCGGCGTGCCACACCGATTACAGACCACCGCTCGTTTGTCCTTGTACGTATCCCGCTCGAGTGTGCCGTCGGGACAGTCGGGACAGGACCGCCCCGTGAGAATTGCGAGCAACTGCTGCGTACCGCCAGACTGCGACGACTCTGATTTCGCCATATAGTCATTGCATACCGGAGACCGGGGAAACAGTTGGCCATGCCTATGCAGCCTCGATCGGCTCGTGAGTCGAAGCAGCTATGGCCGCGTCCGGTGAATGCCCGGGAAATGTGGCCCTGGGGACACCTCGCCGTCGCCTATCTGCTCTGTACCGTCGTCACGCACCGCCGATTCGGTCGCCCGCCGCGTGCCTGGCCGGCGAT from Natrinema sp. HArc-T2 encodes:
- a CDS encoding tRNA pseudouridine(54/55) synthase Pus10 translates to MITDNARALLSTGTICDSCLGRPFADRSFGLTNAERGRALRTTVALADDEDFEPTEPVDCWVCEGYCGTFDAIAETIVDELADVDFATYQVGTRVPPLVEENERLLREDAGLEPDVGESMKREVNREVGRRVGALTDTDVDFDRPDVLAVVDLEGFDPLEALDSGTVTSHAVDVQINPAFVYGRYRKLERDIPQTEWPCRECGGSGVQLGDDGEEPCDYCGGSGYMYDTSVEQVVRPHVVDAMDGEEGTFHGAGREDVDARMLEEGRPFVLEVKRPRVRDPDVETLEREINDAAEGAVEVEGLRLATYEMVERVKEHDASKHYRADVAFGESVEEDEFDAALAELEGTTVDQYTPERVDHRRAGLTRERTVYEIDGDLQSPTEAEVRLHGEGGLYVKELISSDNGRTEPSLAGLLETDAEVTALDVTGVEGEHEPFELEDYFLDEPRAAPDDELAETAN
- a CDS encoding lysostaphin resistance A-like protein encodes the protein MTQWTTFVGLTGVVLVLLLVLSHLTQSAFDDDTDDASDGVAERFDATAHDADRNARAPDGSSPPHATKSVPEPIDDDRSAADDQSTTGSVWQSRDERQPRNAAVSADSRPGHADRAVDPASLSTGALLANVAFSQGLFALLLLGAAVYTAIPAAALGIEFSVAYLETGLVLGIAAGIGFYVANELAAATATRLGFDHDETLRELLAPDSIGGWLALLLGVLPIIAVFEEFLFRAALIGVPAAGFGLSPWLLAVVSSIAFALGHGMQGSVGVVVTGLLGFVLAALFILTESLLVVIVAHYLINALEFVVHEGLGLEWAETVEG
- a CDS encoding HVO_A0556 family zinc finger protein; this translates as MAKSESSQSGGTQQLLAILTGRSCPDCPDGTLERDTYKDKRAVVCNRCGTPQVQVWSASID
- the rnhB gene encoding ribonuclease HII; its protein translation is MPFGVDEAGKGPALGSMFAAAVSLEDVGDLPDGIRDSKRLSTERREELATILRDDNRIAVGVAEITPARIDDPETDMNSLAVAAHAAAIEDAVADLDRDGSSSDPISGLCDACDTDADRFARRVADACSLEGIAVDARHGADDDSRLVGAASIIAKVERDTHIAALADEYGAIGSGYPSDSTTREFLASYTDAHGELPPFARESWSTCEKALAAAEQTGLEQF
- a CDS encoding S1C family serine protease encodes the protein MSDFRPDRRSFLAAASAGLVGAIAGCAEPRAEQSIKGDSSATIDRDDLADGSAFTDIYDAVIDSVTQVRVFGVTDPNTGAEGRGQGSGFLYDDSHVVTNDHVIANGEAADLQYTNGDWTSTTLAGRDAHSDLAVLEVDHVPETVTPLSMADERPVVGQQVAAIGNPYGLAGSMSAGIISGVNRTLTVPERQFSFPNVIQTDAAVNPGNSGGPLVDLDGTVVGVINSGGGDNIGFAISAALTERVVPALIETGEYDHSYLGIGLRTVDRLVADANDLSAAAGVIVTAVIDGSAADGVLEPATRTVQRRGERIPVGGDVIRELDGTPIPDRHALSTYLALETSPGDTIEVQFLRNGRLRTRDLTLDAWPPI